One window of the Rhizorhabdus dicambivorans genome contains the following:
- a CDS encoding DUF4198 domain-containing protein, giving the protein MTRLPLRLLAATALLSLPVAASAHRQWLVPSATVFSGTDSYVTVDAASSNDLFFADHRPSSLNAIKVWAPDGSEGKIENGASGAVRSTFDVKLDKPGTWKIGTLNSMVTGSFKLNGEERRVGGRMGGGAGGPGGGTRTPPVAVADIPAEATDIKLTEIISRNEIYITADASSATVFKPSGKGLEFEPVTHPDALVAGETASFRFLIDGKPASGLKVTVVPGGKRYRNDDGARDFTTGADGIARIDWPAAGLYWINATATDNKPSEPKASQRRMGYTTTVEVLLP; this is encoded by the coding sequence ATGACGCGCCTGCCCCTCCGCCTGCTTGCCGCCACCGCGCTGCTCTCCCTGCCCGTTGCGGCCTCCGCCCATCGCCAGTGGCTGGTTCCCAGCGCCACCGTCTTTTCCGGCACCGACAGCTATGTGACGGTCGACGCCGCCAGCTCGAACGACCTGTTCTTTGCCGACCATCGCCCGTCGTCGCTCAATGCGATCAAGGTCTGGGCGCCCGACGGCAGCGAGGGGAAGATCGAGAATGGCGCGTCCGGCGCCGTCCGCTCCACCTTCGACGTCAAGCTCGACAAGCCCGGCACCTGGAAGATCGGCACCCTCAACTCCATGGTCACCGGCAGCTTCAAGCTGAACGGAGAGGAGCGCCGGGTCGGCGGCCGGATGGGCGGTGGCGCTGGCGGTCCCGGCGGCGGCACCCGCACGCCGCCGGTCGCGGTGGCGGATATTCCGGCCGAGGCGACCGACATCAAGCTGACCGAGATCATCAGCCGCAACGAGATCTACATCACCGCCGACGCATCGAGCGCCACCGTGTTCAAGCCGAGCGGCAAGGGGCTGGAGTTCGAGCCCGTCACCCATCCCGACGCGCTGGTCGCGGGGGAGACGGCCAGCTTCCGCTTCCTGATCGACGGCAAGCCCGCCAGCGGCCTGAAGGTCACCGTCGTCCCTGGCGGCAAGCGCTACCGCAATGACGATGGCGCCCGAGATTTCACCACCGGCGCCGACGGCATCGCCAGGATCGACTGGCCCGCCGCCGGGCTCTACTGGATCAATGCGACCGCCACCGACAACAAGCCGTCCGAGCCCAAGGCCAGCCAGCGCCGGATGGGCTACACCACCACGGTAGAGGTGCTGCTGCCCTGA
- a CDS encoding FAD:protein FMN transferase yields the protein MGTGWSMRFAAPVGCDMAAIEAAILARLDVIITEMSHWRADSLISAYNRAAPGSWHALPADFARVMQAAIGIAHRSGGAFDPTIGHLVDLAGFGPDPARLDEDPGRIEAARTAAGWQRLRYHEGRLLQPGGVALDLSGIAKGHAVDAVANLLNEQGISDVLVEIGGELAGRGIRPDGDPWWVDLEDPPGISLPRLRIALHRLAVATSGDYRRGGHTLDPRSGRSIANGLHSVSVIHPSAMLADAWATALTVLGPEDGLATAKREGLAARLVADRELLSPALLAMLEY from the coding sequence ATGGGCACCGGCTGGTCGATGCGGTTCGCTGCGCCGGTGGGCTGCGACATGGCGGCGATCGAGGCGGCCATCCTCGCCCGGCTGGACGTGATCATCACCGAGATGAGCCACTGGCGGGCGGATTCGCTGATCTCCGCCTATAACCGCGCCGCGCCGGGGAGCTGGCACGCGCTGCCCGCCGACTTCGCCCGCGTCATGCAGGCGGCGATCGGGATCGCGCACCGCAGCGGCGGCGCCTTCGATCCCACAATAGGCCATCTCGTTGACCTCGCCGGTTTCGGCCCCGATCCCGCGCGACTTGACGAAGACCCCGGCCGGATCGAAGCCGCGCGGACCGCCGCGGGCTGGCAGCGGCTGCGCTATCATGAGGGGCGGCTGCTCCAGCCGGGCGGCGTGGCGCTCGATCTCTCGGGCATCGCCAAGGGCCACGCCGTCGATGCCGTCGCAAACCTCCTCAATGAGCAGGGCATTTCCGACGTGCTGGTCGAAATCGGCGGGGAACTGGCGGGGCGCGGCATTCGGCCCGATGGGGATCCCTGGTGGGTCGATCTGGAGGATCCACCCGGTATCTCCCTGCCCCGCCTGCGTATCGCTCTGCACCGGCTCGCGGTCGCCACCTCGGGCGATTACCGTCGCGGTGGCCACACCCTCGATCCGCGAAGCGGGAGGTCGATCGCCAACGGGTTGCACTCGGTCAGCGTGATCCATCCCAGCGCCATGCTGGCCGACGCCTGGGCCACCGCGCTGACCGTGCTGGGGCCGGAGGACGGTTTGGCGACGGCAAAGCGGGAAGGCCTGGCGGCACGCCTGGTGGCGGATCGCGAACTGCTCAGCCCCGCGCTTCTCGCGATGCTCGAATATTGA
- the purS gene encoding phosphoribosylformylglycinamidine synthase subunit PurS, which translates to MKTRVYVTLKGGVLDPQGKAIHHALGSLGFTGVNDVRAGKLIELDHEDDVSDADLEAMCKKLLANTVIENFRIERGN; encoded by the coding sequence ATGAAGACCCGCGTCTATGTCACCCTGAAGGGCGGCGTTCTCGATCCCCAAGGCAAGGCGATCCACCACGCGCTCGGCTCGCTCGGCTTCACCGGCGTCAACGACGTCCGCGCCGGCAAGCTGATCGAACTCGATCATGAGGACGACGTCAGCGATGCCGACCTAGAGGCGATGTGCAAGAAGCTGCTCGCCAACACGGTGATCGAGAATTTCCGGATCGAACGCGGCAACTGA